One Engystomops pustulosus chromosome 7, aEngPut4.maternal, whole genome shotgun sequence DNA window includes the following coding sequences:
- the KLHDC2 gene encoding kelch domain-containing protein 2, with amino-acid sequence MADDNENPPAQREQEEEDDDDDDNDVDDEEEDEEEEAVPGADESLPAERSGHVAVSDGTRMFVWGGYKNAPVRGFYDFYLPRDEIWIYDMVNGISWQRRKTKGNVPPSMSGSCAACVDGVLYLFGGHHAHGNTNMLFMLNLNYRDGDLFWERLECKGTPPSPKDKLGVWVYQNKIIFFGGYGYYPEDSIGTFEYDETSFGNAGLPRGWNNHVHALHLHNLTWHRVVTTGKSPSPRAAHACAAVGNRGYMFGGRYRDSRMNDLYYLNFDTWEWHEVIPQGVIPAGRSWHSLTQASQDTLFLFGGFTTDKQPLSDTWLYSIKTNEWIPFQSCHVGKPRLWHTACASKEGEIFVFGGCANNLLAHHKAAHSNAVLVFSVQPRSLLRLSLETVISLKEILSNSLDCLPKHLLHYVHQRFASVNNTCGS; translated from the exons ATGGCTGATGACAATGAGAACCCTCCTGCCCAGCGGGAgcaagaggaggaggacgacgacgacgacgacaacGATGTTGATGATGAAGaagaagacgaggaggaggaggcagtgcccGGGGCAGATGAGAGTCTCCCGGCGGAGCGGAGCGGTCATGTGGCTGTCAGTGACGGGACTCGGATGTTTGTGTGGGGAGGATACAAG AATGCTCCTGTCCGAGGATTCTATGATTTCTACCTGCCACGGGATGAAATCTGGATTTATGACATGGTAAATGGGATATCCTG GCAGAGGAGGAAGACCAAGGGAAATGTCCCACCCTCTATGTCTGGCAGCTGTGCCGCGTGTGTGGATGGTGTGCTCTACCTGTTCGGAGGTCATCATGCACATGGAAACACCAATAtg CTTTTCATGTTAAACCTGAACTATAGGGACGGTGACCTTTTTTGGGAAAGATTAGAGTGTAAAGGAACCCCGCCATCTCCAAAGGATAAACTGGGTGTGTGGGTTTATCAGAACAA GATTATCTTCTTTGGTGGATATGGTTATTATCCAGAAGATTCTATTGGGACGTTTGAGTATGATGAAACCTCTTTTGGA AATGCAGGTCTTCCAAGGGGTTGGAATAATCACGTCCATGCTCTTCATCTACATAACTTGACCTGGCATCGCGTTGTGACTACg GGTAAAAGTCCCTCTCCGCGAGCCGCTCACGCCTGTGCTGCTGTAGGAAATAGAGGTTATATGTTTGGTGGTAGATATAGG gacTCCAGAATGAATGATCTCTATTACCTGAATTTTGATACCTGGGAGTGGCATGAAGT AATTCCTCAAGGTGTCATTCCAGCGGGGAGATCCTGGCATTCACTAACACAAGCTTCTCAAGACACCCTATTTCTCTTTGGTGGATTTACCACAGACAAACAACCTCTGA GTGACACTTGGCTTTACAGTATTAAAACAAATGAGTGGATTCCATTCCAGAGCTGCCATGTTGGGAAACCGAG GTTGTGGCACACAGCATGTGCCAGTAAGGAGGGGGAAATATTTGTCTTTGGAGGATGTGCCAACAATCTACTTGCCCATCACAAAGCG GCTCATAGTAACGCAGTTCTGGTGTTTTCGGTACAGCCAAGGTCTTTACTAAG ACTTTCCCTAGAGACTGTGATTTCCCTTAAAGAGATACTGTCCAACTCGCTGGATTGTCTCCCTAAGCACTTGCTTCACTACGTCCATCAAAGGTTTGCGAGCGTTAACAACACATGTGGGTCATAA